TGTCGGTGTTGAGGCTGTGCGGCAGGATGGCGACAAAAATGCCCGCCCGGTTGAGCTGATCGATCGCGGCGGCGAGCGCGCCAAGATATTCGACGCCGGCCGCCTCGCAAGCCCGCCGCGTCACCCGGCTCGGCGAGACGATGACGAAGGGCGTCCCTCGCATGGCTTCCGGCACCAGCGCCCTCGCGGCGGCGAAATCGGCCTCCGACAGATCGAGCAGGAAACTGCAATCGGGAGCATCGGGCGCTTTGATGCCGATTTCGGCCAGTTGCCGGGCCGATTGCGCACCGCGAGCGACGACCGCCGAGCAGCGCGTCAGCGCCCAGCGCGAGATCGCCCTCCAGTAGCCGGAGCGGAACGGGCCGAGCGACTGCGCCAGCTTGAAATGCGGTACGCCGACTGCGAACGACGGAATGCAGCAGGCAAGGTTGTAAGCCAGCAGCGGCAGGCCGCGCCCCTGGACGAAGGCGATGCCCGAGAGATCGACAATCGCGTCGCACTCGGCGATCCGGCGCAGATGCCCGGAGGCGAGCCTGCGCACTACGCGCGGCCCAACGATCAGCGCCAGCAGATTGGCCAGGATCGCCAGGCTGAAGTCTACGGCGAGGAACTTCACCGGCGCAATCGGCGCGATTTCCATCTCGCCTCGCAATGGCGAGGCCCGGTCCGCCTCCGGATAAATGGAGAATAGCCGCAGTTCCGGTGCCGGCTTGAGCCTCTCCAATTGCTGGCGTACCGTTTCCAGCATCGCTTGCCCACCCATATTGCCGGTGAGTGTCACGCCGACGATGCCGACGCGCAGCCGACGCGGGGCTGGGGATTGCTCAGTCATGCAGCCGGTCCGACCGACGCTCTCGGCTTGCGGACGGTCACCGTCATGATGTCCCCGAGATTCAGCGGGATCTTCCAGTCCGGCGGGATTGGCAGGCGCCACTTGGCGGCGCGGTAGAAGCCGAACGCGCGCAGCCCCTTGTGGACCAGGAAGGAGACGCTAACTAGCTTGGCTGGCCGTGTGATCGTGACATCGGTCGCGCCGAGACCGGCAAAGAGCCGGCGGGCCGAAGCCTCGGTATAGAACTGCATGTTGCCGGGCGGGATCATCAATGGCCAGCGGGCGCGGGCGAGCCGCGCCACCAGCGAGCCGGCATCGGGCATGGTCAGGACGAGACGCCCACCATCGGCAACGCGGTCGAGCAGCCGGGCTGCAGTCTCCTGTGGCTCCGTGAAGCCGGAGAAGACATCCCAGAGGGTAACGACATCGTAGCGCTTCGGGTTCTCTTCCTGCACCAGCGCATCGCCAAGACGCACGCGCGCACCGATCAGTGCCGCCTGATCGACCGCCGTCTGCTCGATCTCGAGCCCCTCGGCGTCGAAGTCGTCCTTGGCCGCCAGCACGAAATAGCCGACACCGCAGCCGACATCGAGCAGGGTGCCACGCATGCCCGCCGCCGTCAGCGACGTGACACGCTGGCGGGCATTGACCAGTGGTGGATAGTTCTCCGCTTCGGGTTTCAGCGAGCCGTCTGGATTGTGCGGAGCCGATTGCTGGCTCGTCCCGTAGAAATAGCGCGAGTAGATTTCGCTGAAGAGTTCCTTGGAGCTTTCGCCTTCAGCCCAGAGATGGCCGCAATCGCTGCAGCAGCTGACATTGTAGATCGGTTGCGAACTCAGGTCGCCACGAGTGACCTTGTAGGCGAGAGAAATCGCTCCTGACCGGCAGATAGGGCAACCACTCGTCGTCAATGTCACTGCGCTCCCGCCGAATGCGGCTCGATGAAAGGACCCAGGCCACGCATGCCCTGCTCCCTCAGGAGCGCCTGGCCGCCCCGGTATCGACGCCGGTCGGGTAGCGGGTTGCCCATCATTAATCAAGCCCACAGACGCGCGCCAAAGCCATTACGTCTCAGGAGGGAAGATAGCGCCAGCGCTGGACGAGGTCCCGGTAGCGCTCCTCGCCGAGGGCGAAACGGGCCAGGCGGGCAGCCATGTCCTTGTTGGCGATGATCCACATCGAGATCGCGTCGGAATAGAGCGCACTCGCCGCGAAGCCAAGCCCGTCGCCATCCAGACAGGCAAGCGAGTCCCGATCTCCCCAGATCCGCATCAGATGCAGGGCGTCCGAAACCATGATCAGATTGCGGCCGGGTGCCGTCCGCTCGCGCAGGGCGCAGATCGCCGCCATATTCGAGAGCGTGTCATATGAGCCGTCATCAGCCGCAGCGACATCGTCGCGTCCGATCAGCGCCCGCGCTCGCTGTGCCTGTGTCTCGGCACCGATCGTACGGCGCCACACCCGATAGCCCCCGACGAAGAGAAGCCGATCGACCTTGCCTTCGCGCAACAGCGCAATCGCGCGCTCGAAGCGCTGCGTCTGGAACGGCTCGGTACTATTGTAGAACACAACTGCGGCAGCGGGGCCGGCAGCAGCGGGCAGCGTCTCGCGGCCATAACGGGCATCGGCGTAGCACCACAGCGCAAAGGCCACCACCATGTCCGCCGCGAGCGCCGCTGCGACAACGGAGACGAATGCGCGCCACCAATATCGGCGTCCATGCTTCAGCGCGACTTGGGTCTCCGCTCCCGCCAACTCGGCCATGCTCAGACCCCGACTCCGAACCGTTCGCCCCAGATGCCGAGATTGACGATCCGCCAGAGCAGGAAATCGACAGGCTTGCGGCCGTCCAGCATATCGGCCGCGAGCGCACGCACGCCATCGGCATTGAATAGGCCGGGATAGCGCGCCAGCGTCGCCTCGACGCCATCGTTCATCATCCCCTTCAGCGGCCCGCGGAACCAGGCCTGCTCAGGCGTCGCGAAGCCGAGCTTGTCCCGTCGCTGAAGTACCTCTGGCGGCAGAATCGCCTCCATGGCGCGGCGCAGCACGCGCTTGGTGTCGCCGCCGACGATCTTGTGGTCATTGCCGAGCGCCAGGCTGAACTCAACCAGCGGATGATCGAGGAACGGGACACGCGCCTCGATCGCATGCGCCATCGAGTTGCGGTCCTCCCAGTGCAACAGCATCGACAGGTTGGAGCCATAGGTCAGGTTCATGCACAACGTCCGCAGATCCGTGACCGGCGGCAGCCCGAGTTCGGTGCGGGCGCGCTCGAAGGCCGTACTGCCGGCTCCCTGTTCGCGGAGCAACTCGCCACCGAGCCAGTCATGCTGGGTCAGCGCCCTGTGCCGGTTGCGCAGCATGCCGGCGAGGCTTGTCGGCAGCAGCGGGATCAGCGCATGCTTCGCTTGCTGCGCGATCGGCACGCCGTGCCAAGCTTGGCGCTTCTGCATGGTATCCAGCGCCTCGGCCAGTCTGAGCTGCTTGATCAGCCCCGCCAAATGGAAAGAGAAGCTGTGATGGTAGCCGCCGAGTTGTTCGTCGGCGCCCTGCCCGTCCAGCATCACCTTGACACCGACGCGGCGCGCCTCCTCGAACACGCACCATTGCGCAAAGATAGAAGTCGAGCCGAAGGGCTCATCCTGATGCCAGGTGATATCCGAGGCGCGCGCGAACACCTCCTCCGCCTTCGGGAAGATGAAGTGCGGCTGCGTATGCGCATGCGCCACCACCGAATCCATGAACGACTTCTCGTCAACACTCTTCTCGGCGTAGCAGGCCGAAACGGTGTTGACCTTCGATCCGCCGGCCCCCGAGTGCATCATGCCGGACATCAGGCAGACGATCGCCGAGGAATCGAGCCCGCCCGACAGGCAGGAACCGACCGGAACGTCGGAGCGCAGATGCAGCTTGACCGCCTCCGCCAGCATCTCGCGGAAGCGCTCGGCCGCCTCGCTCTCGCTGATCGTGATCTCGCCGGCCGTCGCGGGATACCAGCGCCGGACCGGCGCGGCGAGCACGCCATCGCGGCTGGCGTCGATCGTAACGCATTCGCCGCCGCGGAGCTGAACGACACCTTCGAACATCGTCTCGGCGGTATGGTCGGAAACACCCGAAGCGAGAAAATCATGTACCCGGGCGATGTTCATCCGCCCGGAGACGCCGGGTAGACCGAGCAATTGCTTGATCTCGGAAGCGAAAGCGCCGCCGCGGGGCGTCGCAGCGAAATAGAGCGGCTTGATGCCGTAGCGATCACGCGCGGCGAACAGCCTTTTGTCGCGATCGTCCCAGATCACGAAGGCGAACATGCCGCGCAGCCGCGGCAGCGCCTCCTCGCCCCAGAGCATGTAGGCGCGCAGCAGCACTTCTGAATCGGACTCGCTGGCGAAAACCTCGCCCTTCGCCCGCATTTCCTCGCGCAGCTCGATGTAATTGTAGATCTCGCCGTTGAAGACGAGCTGGTAACGGCCTGACGCATCAGCCATCGGCTGCAGGCCGGCATCGGAGACGTCGATGATCGCAAGCCGGCGATGGCCGAGCGCGACGGGACCGGCGGCGCTGGCATAGGTCTGCCAGCCGCCGCCATCCGGGCCGCGATGCGCGACGATGTCGATCCGCGCGCGCTCAGGCTCGAACCCTATAGATGCAAACAGCCCGCACATCGCGCTCTCGGTCCCCGCTCGGCACGTGGCTCTCTTATCTGAGGAGGCGCGCCGGCAAAAGCCCGGGCCATTCCAGCAAAGTCGCAGCCCTACAGCTCGGCGTCGATTGCAAGGTAGCTGCCGCTGCCGGCTGTAGTCAGCAAAGCGGGGTAGGAGGTACCGGCAGCAAGGGCTGCCGAGGTCAGGATCAACGACAGCATCGTGCCGTGGGCCGCGCTACTGGCGACACCGGTCACCACACCATCAGAGAAGACGCGACGGTTGAGCCCGGAATGAGTCACGCT
This sequence is a window from Bosea vestrisii. Protein-coding genes within it:
- a CDS encoding polysaccharide pyruvyl transferase family protein, with amino-acid sequence MTEQSPAPRRLRVGIVGVTLTGNMGGQAMLETVRQQLERLKPAPELRLFSIYPEADRASPLRGEMEIAPIAPVKFLAVDFSLAILANLLALIVGPRVVRRLASGHLRRIAECDAIVDLSGIAFVQGRGLPLLAYNLACCIPSFAVGVPHFKLAQSLGPFRSGYWRAISRWALTRCSAVVARGAQSARQLAEIGIKAPDAPDCSFLLDLSEADFAAARALVPEAMRGTPFVIVSPSRVTRRACEAAGVEYLGALAAAIDQLNRAGIFVAILPHSLNTDTGKNNDIAEAKELHQRIADANMTFAIDPPADAKILRAAFSEASFAITSRYHATVAALACGVPPLTISWSFKYSELLGYFAGEDLIIPAGELSAERICTEVAKLAAAAPARRTQLAGLRPQVLRRAAISFEAVMENLAAADRGR
- a CDS encoding class I SAM-dependent methyltransferase, which codes for MTLTTSGCPICRSGAISLAYKVTRGDLSSQPIYNVSCCSDCGHLWAEGESSKELFSEIYSRYFYGTSQQSAPHNPDGSLKPEAENYPPLVNARQRVTSLTAAGMRGTLLDVGCGVGYFVLAAKDDFDAEGLEIEQTAVDQAALIGARVRLGDALVQEENPKRYDVVTLWDVFSGFTEPQETAARLLDRVADGGRLVLTMPDAGSLVARLARARWPLMIPPGNMQFYTEASARRLFAGLGATDVTITRPAKLVSVSFLVHKGLRAFGFYRAAKWRLPIPPDWKIPLNLGDIMTVTVRKPRASVGPAA
- a CDS encoding ElyC/SanA/YdcF family protein, coding for MAELAGAETQVALKHGRRYWWRAFVSVVAAALAADMVVAFALWCYADARYGRETLPAAAGPAAAVVFYNSTEPFQTQRFERAIALLREGKVDRLLFVGGYRVWRRTIGAETQAQRARALIGRDDVAAADDGSYDTLSNMAAICALRERTAPGRNLIMVSDALHLMRIWGDRDSLACLDGDGLGFAASALYSDAISMWIIANKDMAARLARFALGEERYRDLVQRWRYLPS
- the asnB gene encoding asparagine synthase (glutamine-hydrolyzing), whose protein sequence is MCGLFASIGFEPERARIDIVAHRGPDGGGWQTYASAAGPVALGHRRLAIIDVSDAGLQPMADASGRYQLVFNGEIYNYIELREEMRAKGEVFASESDSEVLLRAYMLWGEEALPRLRGMFAFVIWDDRDKRLFAARDRYGIKPLYFAATPRGGAFASEIKQLLGLPGVSGRMNIARVHDFLASGVSDHTAETMFEGVVQLRGGECVTIDASRDGVLAAPVRRWYPATAGEITISESEAAERFREMLAEAVKLHLRSDVPVGSCLSGGLDSSAIVCLMSGMMHSGAGGSKVNTVSACYAEKSVDEKSFMDSVVAHAHTQPHFIFPKAEEVFARASDITWHQDEPFGSTSIFAQWCVFEEARRVGVKVMLDGQGADEQLGGYHHSFSFHLAGLIKQLRLAEALDTMQKRQAWHGVPIAQQAKHALIPLLPTSLAGMLRNRHRALTQHDWLGGELLREQGAGSTAFERARTELGLPPVTDLRTLCMNLTYGSNLSMLLHWEDRNSMAHAIEARVPFLDHPLVEFSLALGNDHKIVGGDTKRVLRRAMEAILPPEVLQRRDKLGFATPEQAWFRGPLKGMMNDGVEATLARYPGLFNADGVRALAADMLDGRKPVDFLLWRIVNLGIWGERFGVGV